A stretch of the Chelonoidis abingdonii isolate Lonesome George chromosome 11, CheloAbing_2.0, whole genome shotgun sequence genome encodes the following:
- the BNIPL gene encoding bcl-2/adenovirus E1B 19 kDa-interacting protein 2-like protein isoform X2, with translation MELKEEWHDEEFPEPLPEEVSEEDLEDFSREPDPVAPKTLELCGKRHMKKRLPAPDLSLSLDRADGSVQSGDYPEHTPDGSLDINVDELETPSESELLDGPEGGHDFEWEDELPRARRLDSSLLEEKLGEGRVVDVEDKDGRKWRIFLTDEREQKVDLSVVEPYKRVISHGGYYGEGLNAIILFASCYLPHSSIPDYEYVMEHLFRYIIGTLEVMVAESYILVCLNGATLRSQVPSFSWIKQCYRTIDRRLRKNLKAMIIVHPTWYVKVLMAVFRPFLSSKFGRKVQFVDSLWELSQQIPLEQVHIPDCVQQLDHSWNGSRDTKR, from the exons ATGGAGCTGAAAGAGGAGTGGCATGACGAGGAGTTCCCGGA GCCTCTCCCGGAGGAGGTCTCTGAGGAGGACCTTGAAGACTTCAGCAGGGAGCCCGACCCAG tcGCCCCCAAAACCCTGGAGCTGTGCGGCAAACGGCATATGAAGAAGCGGCTGCCAGCGCCAGATCTCAGCCTGTCTTTAGACCGGGCCGACGGCTCAGTGCAGTCGGGCGATTACCCGGAGCACACGCCAGACGGCAGCCTGGACATCAACGTGGACGAGCTGGAGACACCATCCGAGAGCGAGCTGCTGGACGGGCCAGAAGGCGGCCATGACTTCGAGTGGGAAG ACGAACTGCCCAGGGCCCGGCGCCTCGACAGCAGCCTGCTCGAGGAGAAACTTGGCGAGGGGCGCGTTGTGGACGTCGAGGACAAGGATGGACGGAAGTGGAGGATCTTCCTGACAGACGAGCGGGAACAGAAAGTGGATCTGAGCGTCGTCGAGCCCTACAAGAGGGTCATCTCCCATGGGG GGTACTACGGGGAAGGCCTCAACGCCATCATCCTCTTTGCCTCCTGTTACCTGCCCCACAGCAGCATCCCTGACTATGAGTACGTGATGGAGCACCTGTTCAG GTACATCATCGGGACCCTGGAGGTGATGGTGGCAGAAAGCTACATCCTGGTGTGTCTGAACGGTGCCACGCTCCGCAGCCAGGTCCCATCATTCAGCTGGATAAAGCAATGCTACCGGACCATCGACCGGCG GCTCCGGAAGAACCTGAAGGCCATGATTATTGTCCATCCCACCTGGTACGTCAAGGTGCTGATGGCCGTTTTCCGCCCCTTCCTCAG CTCCAAGTTTGGCAGGAAAGTGCAGTTCGTGGACAGCCTGTGGGAGCTGTCGCAACAGATTCCTCTTGAGCAAGTGCACATCCCTGACTGCGTCCAACA ACTGGATCATAGCTGGAACGGCTCCAGGGACACAAAGCGGTGA
- the BNIPL gene encoding bcl-2/adenovirus E1B 19 kDa-interacting protein 2-like protein isoform X1 translates to MGSYADCDEKLQPQRDQKDLEKQDLAEQEEGAVSIQDMELKEEWHDEEFPEPLPEEVSEEDLEDFSREPDPVAPKTLELCGKRHMKKRLPAPDLSLSLDRADGSVQSGDYPEHTPDGSLDINVDELETPSESELLDGPEGGHDFEWEDELPRARRLDSSLLEEKLGEGRVVDVEDKDGRKWRIFLTDEREQKVDLSVVEPYKRVISHGGYYGEGLNAIILFASCYLPHSSIPDYEYVMEHLFRYIIGTLEVMVAESYILVCLNGATLRSQVPSFSWIKQCYRTIDRRLRKNLKAMIIVHPTWYVKVLMAVFRPFLSSKFGRKVQFVDSLWELSQQIPLEQVHIPDCVQQLDHSWNGSRDTKR, encoded by the exons ATGGGTTCCTATGCAGACTGTGATGAGAAACTCCAGCCTCAAAG GGACCAAAAGGATCTGGAGAAGCAGGACTTGGCCGAGCAGGAGGAGGGAGCCGTATCCATCCAGGACATGGAGCTGAAAGAGGAGTGGCATGACGAGGAGTTCCCGGA GCCTCTCCCGGAGGAGGTCTCTGAGGAGGACCTTGAAGACTTCAGCAGGGAGCCCGACCCAG tcGCCCCCAAAACCCTGGAGCTGTGCGGCAAACGGCATATGAAGAAGCGGCTGCCAGCGCCAGATCTCAGCCTGTCTTTAGACCGGGCCGACGGCTCAGTGCAGTCGGGCGATTACCCGGAGCACACGCCAGACGGCAGCCTGGACATCAACGTGGACGAGCTGGAGACACCATCCGAGAGCGAGCTGCTGGACGGGCCAGAAGGCGGCCATGACTTCGAGTGGGAAG ACGAACTGCCCAGGGCCCGGCGCCTCGACAGCAGCCTGCTCGAGGAGAAACTTGGCGAGGGGCGCGTTGTGGACGTCGAGGACAAGGATGGACGGAAGTGGAGGATCTTCCTGACAGACGAGCGGGAACAGAAAGTGGATCTGAGCGTCGTCGAGCCCTACAAGAGGGTCATCTCCCATGGGG GGTACTACGGGGAAGGCCTCAACGCCATCATCCTCTTTGCCTCCTGTTACCTGCCCCACAGCAGCATCCCTGACTATGAGTACGTGATGGAGCACCTGTTCAG GTACATCATCGGGACCCTGGAGGTGATGGTGGCAGAAAGCTACATCCTGGTGTGTCTGAACGGTGCCACGCTCCGCAGCCAGGTCCCATCATTCAGCTGGATAAAGCAATGCTACCGGACCATCGACCGGCG GCTCCGGAAGAACCTGAAGGCCATGATTATTGTCCATCCCACCTGGTACGTCAAGGTGCTGATGGCCGTTTTCCGCCCCTTCCTCAG CTCCAAGTTTGGCAGGAAAGTGCAGTTCGTGGACAGCCTGTGGGAGCTGTCGCAACAGATTCCTCTTGAGCAAGTGCACATCCCTGACTGCGTCCAACA ACTGGATCATAGCTGGAACGGCTCCAGGGACACAAAGCGGTGA